From Flavobacterium sp. 102, a single genomic window includes:
- the apaG gene encoding Co2+/Mg2+ efflux protein ApaG, which translates to MVSQITRGIKISVLTSFEGTYFKNYKIHFAFSYEITIENHSKDSVQLNSRHWEILDSLNDKEIVDGEGVIGKKPVLKPGEKHTYNSGCLLSSPFGAMSGYFNMINFTSTKTFKVIVPTFKLSAPFALN; encoded by the coding sequence ATGGTTTCACAAATAACAAGAGGTATAAAGATTTCGGTCTTGACTAGTTTTGAAGGTACTTACTTCAAAAACTACAAGATTCATTTTGCCTTTAGTTATGAAATCACCATCGAAAACCACAGTAAAGATTCGGTTCAATTAAATTCTCGCCATTGGGAAATCTTAGATTCGCTTAATGATAAAGAAATCGTTGACGGTGAAGGCGTGATTGGCAAAAAACCGGTTTTAAAACCCGGCGAAAAACACACTTATAATTCAGGCTGTTTACTATCTTCACCATTTGGAGCGATGAGCGGTTACTTCAACATGATTAATTTTACTTCGACAAAAACGTTTAAAGTGATTGTGCCAACATTTAAATTAAGCGCACCTTTTGCTTTGAATTAA
- a CDS encoding DUF5103 domain-containing protein, which produces MFKKSLLIFIFILISGNIFSQVEKEIAPPYNIKTVSFVQNGQNAIPIFRLGDNFEVQFDDLYGNEANYFYTITHCDYDWKPSQLAKAEYINGFDDQRIQDYTNSLTTLQLYSHYRLSFPNRFTQFRVSGNYVIKILNDDKEVVFTKKFILYEELVSVPMQVRRPRNLSVTNQKHNLDFAIKSATINFQSPLKNVKVLLLQNGKFDNAITNIVPQYTIGNDLIYKYDAETQFWAGNEFLFFENKDIRAANNSIAKIDSKGNIYNAYLYRAEARANMPYTYYPDINGNFIVKNIGAQNSEIEADYAWVFFSLSAPNYYGKKPIYVNGMFNNYAISEENKMEYNAEKGIYEKAIMIKQGFTNFQYVIADSKGVVDEENAIDGNFIQTENNYFALVYYRENNQRYDRIIGKGIASSIDITN; this is translated from the coding sequence ATGTTTAAAAAGAGCCTACTCATTTTTATATTTATTCTTATTTCAGGAAATATTTTTTCTCAAGTCGAAAAAGAAATCGCACCACCTTACAATATCAAAACCGTTAGTTTTGTTCAAAACGGACAAAATGCGATTCCTATTTTTAGATTGGGCGATAACTTTGAAGTCCAATTTGATGACTTATATGGCAATGAAGCCAATTATTTTTATACGATAACGCATTGTGATTATGATTGGAAACCTTCACAATTAGCCAAAGCCGAGTACATCAATGGTTTTGACGACCAAAGAATTCAAGATTATACCAATTCGTTGACAACGCTTCAACTCTATTCCCATTACCGACTGTCTTTCCCCAATAGATTTACACAATTCAGAGTCAGCGGTAATTATGTTATCAAAATTTTAAACGATGATAAAGAAGTCGTTTTTACTAAAAAATTTATTCTCTATGAAGAACTGGTCAGTGTTCCGATGCAAGTCAGAAGACCCAGAAATTTGTCGGTAACCAATCAAAAACACAATTTAGATTTTGCCATAAAATCGGCTACTATAAATTTCCAAAGCCCTCTGAAGAATGTCAAAGTTTTATTATTACAAAACGGTAAATTTGACAATGCGATTACCAATATTGTTCCTCAATACACCATTGGCAACGATTTGATTTATAAATATGATGCGGAAACCCAATTTTGGGCAGGGAATGAATTTCTGTTTTTTGAAAATAAAGACATTCGTGCCGCCAATAACAGTATCGCCAAAATTGATTCAAAAGGCAATATTTACAACGCTTATCTATATCGGGCCGAAGCCAGAGCCAATATGCCTTACACTTACTATCCTGACATCAACGGTAATTTTATTGTGAAAAATATCGGGGCTCAAAACAGCGAGATTGAAGCCGATTATGCTTGGGTGTTTTTTAGCCTTTCGGCGCCAAACTATTATGGCAAAAAACCGATATATGTTAATGGTATGTTTAACAATTACGCCATCAGTGAAGAAAACAAAATGGAATACAATGCCGAAAAAGGAATTTATGAAAAAGCCATTATGATTAAGCAAGGTTTTACCAATTTCCAATATGTAATCGCAGACAGCAAAGGTGTTGTAGATGAAGAAAATGCCATCGATGGCAATTTTATCCAAACCGAAAACAATTATTTTGCCTTAGTATATTATAGAGAAAACAACCAACGATACGATAGAATTATCGGAAAAGGAATAGCCAGCTCAATCGATATAACTAACTAG
- the pruA gene encoding L-glutamate gamma-semialdehyde dehydrogenase: MPKGFFHVPKAVNEPVKSYAPNSPEKAAVLAAYQKMWNETIEVPNYIGTEEIRTGNTRNMTAPHDHQHVVGKYHLAEKVHVEKAIVSALEARKKWANMAWEQRAAIFLKAAELIAGPYRAKINAATMIAQSKTIYQAEIDASCELIDFLRYNVEFMTQIYNDQPKSVSDVWNRVEYRPLEGFVYAITPFNFTAIAGNLPSCAALMGNVVVWKPAATQVYSANVIMQIFKEAGLPDGVINMVMGDSGMISEVLLNSPHLAGVHFTGSTEVFNDIWAKIGTNISNYKSYPKIVGETGGKDFIIAHPSANVKQVVTGIARGAFEFQGQKCSAASRGYIPQSLWPAVKDLLITDVKSMKMGSPEDMSNFITAVISEASFDKLARYIEQAKKDADAEIIIGGNYDKSKGYFIEPTVIVTTNPKYATMETELFGPVMTIYVYEDAKWAETLRLVDETSEYALTGAIFSQDRYAIQEATLALQNSAGNFYINDKPTGAVVGMQPFGGARASGTNDKAGSMQNLLRWVSPRTIKETMVTPEDYRYPFLGE, encoded by the coding sequence ATGCCAAAAGGTTTTTTTCATGTCCCAAAAGCGGTTAATGAACCCGTAAAGTCATACGCACCAAATTCGCCCGAAAAAGCAGCTGTATTAGCGGCTTATCAAAAAATGTGGAACGAGACTATTGAGGTTCCAAATTACATAGGCACCGAAGAAATTCGCACCGGAAATACCCGAAATATGACGGCGCCTCACGACCACCAACACGTTGTGGGAAAATACCATTTAGCTGAAAAAGTACATGTAGAAAAAGCGATTGTCTCTGCTTTGGAAGCTAGAAAAAAATGGGCTAATATGGCTTGGGAACAACGTGCGGCTATCTTTTTAAAAGCGGCCGAACTAATCGCCGGACCATACCGAGCCAAAATCAACGCAGCCACTATGATTGCGCAATCCAAAACCATCTATCAAGCAGAAATTGATGCTTCTTGTGAATTGATTGACTTTTTACGCTACAACGTAGAATTCATGACACAAATTTACAACGACCAACCCAAATCAGTTTCAGACGTTTGGAACCGAGTAGAATATCGTCCGTTAGAAGGATTTGTGTATGCCATTACGCCGTTTAACTTTACAGCAATTGCTGGTAACTTACCATCATGTGCCGCGTTAATGGGAAATGTTGTCGTATGGAAACCAGCGGCAACACAAGTATATTCGGCCAATGTAATTATGCAAATTTTCAAAGAAGCCGGCTTACCGGATGGAGTCATCAATATGGTTATGGGTGATTCTGGTATGATTTCGGAAGTGTTGTTAAACAGTCCGCATTTAGCTGGTGTTCACTTCACTGGTTCAACAGAAGTATTCAATGATATTTGGGCAAAAATTGGAACCAATATCAGTAACTATAAATCGTATCCTAAAATTGTTGGAGAAACAGGCGGAAAGGATTTTATCATCGCACACCCAAGTGCCAATGTAAAACAAGTTGTAACCGGAATTGCACGTGGTGCCTTTGAATTCCAAGGACAAAAATGTTCAGCGGCTTCAAGAGGTTATATTCCACAAAGTTTATGGCCGGCAGTTAAAGACCTATTGATTACCGATGTAAAATCCATGAAAATGGGTTCACCGGAAGATATGTCCAACTTTATTACCGCAGTAATATCTGAAGCTTCATTCGACAAACTAGCTCGTTATATTGAACAAGCAAAAAAAGATGCGGATGCAGAAATTATTATTGGCGGTAACTATGATAAATCTAAAGGTTACTTCATTGAACCAACTGTGATTGTTACTACAAACCCAAAATATGCCACGATGGAAACTGAACTTTTCGGACCGGTGATGACAATTTATGTTTATGAAGATGCCAAATGGGCTGAAACTTTACGATTGGTTGACGAAACTTCAGAATATGCTTTGACCGGAGCGATTTTCAGTCAAGACAGATACGCCATTCAAGAAGCCACTTTAGCGTTACAAAACAGCGCTGGTAATTTCTATATCAATGACAAACCAACCGGAGCTGTTGTTGGAATGCAACCATTTGGTGGCGCCAGAGCTTCAGGAACGAATGACAAAGCAGGTTCAATGCAGAATTTATTGCGTTGGGTTTCTCCAAGAACCATCAAAGAAACCATGGTTACTCCGGAAGATTATCGTTATCCTTTTTTAGGCGAATAA
- a CDS encoding pitrilysin family protein — MKQILKSVLFLLVFPAVSLAQDLKGTDAIPFDAAVRKGTLKNGLTYYIRKNSKPENKVDLRLVINAGSILENDDQQGLAHFMEHMCFNGTKRFPKNQLVDYLQSIGVKFGQHLNAYTGFDETVYFLPIPSDDAEKVEKGFQIIEDWAFNANLTPEEIDKERGVVLEEYRLGLGADKRMEDKYIPKMMYNSQYANRLPIGKKEILENFTHDKLTSFYKDWYRPNLMSVIVVGDIDVAAMEQKIKDHFEKYQNPKNEKPRKTFEVPNHKETFVAIESDKEAAQTQIQLLYKDYGVRKPKKTINDLKEHVVETLFSTMLNNRLNELANSPTPPFTYGFTYHGGTFARDKEAFQSFAMIDEKKQLEALRVLVSENERVKKFGFTTGEFERAKSEILSRSESQFKDRDKNNSENFVWECQSNFLDQSPMPGIEWEYANIQKILSSINLAQVNGFIKDFIKDDNRVVVITSPEKEGLKKVTEKEVLAAITVNANDLKPYEDKAVASSLLRNPVKAGSIVKKETNDKIGATTLTLSNGAKVTYKKTDFKNDEILLEAVSFGGTNLYSNEEIKKTQFANGGLAEAGFSGLDQNDIDKFMAGKIANVMPYISNTTEGFRGSTTPKDLEYAFQMLHAYFTDLNFDAAAFDGFKQKQSNFTENMMSQPNFYFQQEFYTYLNKENPRWNGLVPTAEKWATTDYQLAYNKYKERFANAADFEFFFVGNVDDAAMEDFAKKYIASLPSNGTKETAKDLGYRLLKGNLKKVVNKGKDPKSNVTIMFYGDATYTPKEAVAMTALGEVLSIKLIEELRENESGVYGVSARGSMNKVPNGSYNFNIGFPCGPENAEKLTASALAELDKIIKNGPEEKDVNKYKEAEALDYKKKIKENRYWMTNFTRSFMNGSSPDEILMASEKVKAVTAKEIQEVAKKYLTKDKTIGILMPE, encoded by the coding sequence ATGAAACAAATTTTAAAATCGGTACTGTTTCTTTTAGTATTCCCAGCGGTAAGTTTGGCGCAGGATTTAAAAGGGACAGATGCAATTCCTTTTGATGCTGCTGTGAGAAAAGGAACCCTAAAAAATGGCCTGACTTATTACATCAGAAAGAATAGTAAACCTGAAAACAAAGTCGATTTAAGACTGGTCATTAATGCAGGTTCTATTTTGGAAAACGACGACCAACAAGGATTGGCGCATTTTATGGAGCACATGTGTTTCAACGGAACGAAACGTTTTCCGAAAAATCAATTGGTGGATTATTTACAAAGTATCGGGGTTAAATTTGGTCAACATTTAAATGCTTACACCGGTTTTGATGAAACGGTTTATTTTCTTCCAATTCCGTCAGACGATGCTGAAAAAGTGGAAAAAGGATTCCAGATTATTGAAGATTGGGCTTTCAACGCCAATTTAACGCCGGAAGAAATCGACAAAGAAAGAGGCGTTGTTTTGGAAGAATACCGTCTTGGATTAGGTGCCGATAAAAGAATGGAAGACAAATACATCCCAAAAATGATGTACAACTCGCAATATGCTAATCGTCTTCCTATTGGTAAAAAAGAAATCTTGGAAAACTTCACTCATGATAAGTTAACGAGTTTTTACAAAGATTGGTACCGACCGAATTTGATGAGCGTAATTGTGGTTGGAGATATTGATGTCGCTGCAATGGAACAAAAAATCAAAGACCATTTTGAAAAATACCAAAACCCAAAAAACGAAAAGCCGAGAAAAACTTTTGAAGTTCCTAATCACAAAGAAACTTTTGTAGCTATTGAGAGCGATAAAGAAGCAGCTCAAACACAAATTCAATTGCTTTATAAAGATTATGGTGTGCGAAAACCCAAAAAAACCATTAACGATTTGAAAGAACACGTGGTAGAAACCTTGTTTTCAACCATGCTCAACAACCGATTAAATGAATTGGCCAATTCACCAACACCGCCATTTACCTACGGATTTACTTATCACGGCGGAACTTTTGCTCGTGATAAAGAAGCTTTCCAGTCTTTTGCCATGATAGACGAAAAGAAACAATTAGAAGCTTTGAGAGTATTGGTTTCAGAAAATGAAAGAGTGAAAAAATTTGGTTTCACTACCGGAGAATTTGAAAGAGCCAAAAGCGAAATTTTATCCAGATCGGAAAGCCAATTCAAAGACAGAGACAAAAACAATTCAGAAAATTTCGTTTGGGAATGTCAGTCAAACTTCTTGGATCAAAGTCCAATGCCCGGAATAGAATGGGAATATGCTAATATTCAAAAAATATTATCAAGTATCAATTTGGCGCAAGTTAATGGCTTTATCAAAGATTTTATCAAAGATGATAACCGAGTGGTTGTGATTACTTCGCCTGAAAAAGAAGGGCTTAAAAAGGTAACCGAGAAAGAAGTATTGGCGGCAATAACCGTTAATGCCAACGATTTAAAACCTTATGAAGACAAAGCGGTAGCTAGTAGTTTATTGCGTAATCCGGTTAAAGCGGGTTCAATTGTCAAAAAAGAAACCAATGATAAAATTGGTGCTACTACTTTAACTTTATCTAACGGTGCCAAAGTAACTTACAAGAAAACCGACTTCAAAAACGATGAAATTTTATTGGAAGCAGTAAGTTTTGGTGGTACCAATTTGTATTCGAATGAAGAAATCAAGAAAACACAATTTGCCAATGGTGGATTAGCTGAAGCCGGTTTTTCGGGCTTAGATCAAAATGATATCGACAAGTTTATGGCCGGAAAAATCGCCAATGTAATGCCTTATATCAGTAATACTACTGAAGGTTTTAGGGGAAGCACAACACCTAAAGATTTAGAATATGCATTCCAAATGTTGCATGCCTATTTTACAGATTTGAACTTTGATGCAGCCGCTTTTGATGGCTTTAAGCAAAAGCAGTCTAACTTTACAGAAAACATGATGTCGCAACCGAATTTCTATTTCCAACAAGAGTTTTACACTTATTTGAATAAAGAAAACCCAAGATGGAACGGATTGGTTCCAACGGCTGAAAAATGGGCTACGACCGATTACCAATTGGCTTACAATAAATACAAAGAACGTTTTGCTAATGCTGCTGATTTTGAATTTTTCTTCGTAGGTAATGTAGATGATGCTGCCATGGAAGATTTTGCCAAAAAATATATCGCTTCCTTACCTTCAAACGGTACGAAAGAAACCGCTAAAGATTTAGGTTACCGACTGTTGAAAGGTAATCTCAAAAAAGTAGTCAACAAAGGAAAAGACCCAAAAAGTAACGTAACTATTATGTTCTATGGTGATGCCACTTATACCCCAAAAGAAGCAGTGGCTATGACGGCTTTGGGTGAAGTTTTAAGTATAAAATTGATAGAAGAGTTAAGAGAAAACGAAAGTGGTGTTTATGGTGTAAGTGCTCGGGGAAGCATGAATAAAGTGCCGAATGGCTCCTATAATTTCAATATTGGTTTCCCTTGCGGACCGGAGAATGCTGAGAAATTGACTGCTTCGGCTTTGGCGGAGTTAGATAAAATCATCAAAAACGGACCGGAAGAAAAAGATGTAAATAAATACAAAGAAGCTGAGGCTTTAGACTATAAAAAGAAGATTAAAGAAAACCGTTATTGGATGACCAATTTCACCAGATCTTTTATGAATGGTTCAAGCCCGGATGAGATTTTAATGGCTTCTGAGAAGGTAAAAGCGGTAACTGCTAAAGAAATTCAGGAGGTTGCGAAGAAATACTTAACAAAAGATAAAACTATCGGAATTTTAATGCCGGAATAA
- a CDS encoding GxxExxY protein yields the protein MEINELTYKVIGLAIEVHKELGPGLLESAYQECLFYELKNAGLQVEKEKSLPIVYKEVKLDHGYRIDLLIENSLVIEIKTVENFTDVHFAQVLTYLKLGNYPIGLLMNFDSKILKNNIKRFINNN from the coding sequence ATGGAAATAAACGAATTGACATATAAAGTTATTGGTTTAGCTATTGAAGTTCATAAAGAACTTGGTCCCGGGTTACTAGAGTCTGCTTATCAGGAATGTCTTTTTTATGAGTTGAAAAATGCCGGATTACAAGTTGAGAAGGAAAAATCATTACCTATCGTTTACAAAGAAGTAAAACTAGACCATGGTTACCGAATTGATTTATTGATTGAGAACTCATTAGTCATCGAAATCAAAACAGTAGAGAACTTTACTGACGTTCATTTTGCCCAAGTATTAACTTATCTCAAATTAGGAAATTATCCTATTGGACTGCTAATGAATTTTGACAGTAAGATTCTGAAAAACAACATTAAACGATTTATTAACAACAATTAA
- a CDS encoding class I SAM-dependent methyltransferase, translating to MKKIFKFILNTIPRPILIRLSIVVRPILAFLLKGSRFTDPIDGKSFRMFLPYGYGNQRNNVLSPSTLSLERHRLLWLYLQNETDFFTATTKKKVLHFAPEQEFYKRFKKQTNIDYTTTDLLSPLADVKADICNLPFEDNAYDLILCNHVLEHIPDDTKAMQELYRVLKPGGMGIFQIPQDLSRATTFSDDSIVDQKERAKIFGQYDHVRVYGRDYFDKLRSIGFTVIEEDYTNKIAPELVEKYCLAKGEIIPVCFK from the coding sequence ATGAAAAAAATATTCAAGTTTATCTTAAATACCATTCCAAGACCAATCCTAATTCGTTTGAGTATTGTGGTTCGTCCCATTTTAGCTTTTTTGTTAAAAGGAAGCCGATTCACTGATCCGATTGATGGGAAAAGTTTCCGCATGTTTTTGCCTTATGGTTATGGAAATCAAAGAAACAACGTTTTGTCACCGAGTACACTTTCGTTAGAAAGACACCGTTTGCTTTGGTTGTATTTGCAAAATGAAACTGATTTTTTTACGGCAACCACCAAGAAAAAAGTATTGCACTTTGCGCCGGAACAAGAATTTTACAAGCGTTTCAAAAAACAAACCAATATCGATTATACTACAACCGATTTACTTTCGCCATTAGCGGATGTGAAAGCGGATATTTGCAACTTGCCTTTTGAGGACAATGCGTATGACTTAATTCTTTGCAACCACGTTTTAGAACACATTCCGGATGATACTAAAGCCATGCAGGAATTATACAGAGTTTTAAAACCGGGCGGAATGGGAATCTTTCAAATTCCACAAGATTTATCGAGAGCGACGACTTTTTCAGATGATTCAATTGTAGATCAAAAAGAGCGCGCTAAGATTTTCGGGCAATATGACCACGTTAGAGTTTATGGTCGAGATTATTTTGACAAACTGAGAAGCATCGGCTTTACTGTAATCGAAGAAGATTACACTAACAAAATTGCTCCTGAATTGGTCGAGAAATATTGTTTGGCCAAAGGCGAGATTATTCCGGTTTGCTTTAAATAA
- the map gene encoding type I methionyl aminopeptidase — MIIQKTREEIELMRESALIVSKTLGMIASEIKPGVTTLYLDKLAEAFIRDHGAEPGFLGMYGFPNSLCMSPNAQVVHGIPNNVPLQEGDVISVDCGALKNGFYGDHAYSFEIGEVAPDVKKLLQVTKESLYVGIREFKIGNRVEDVGNAIQKYTEAHGYGVVRELVGHGLGQKMHEDPEMPNYGKRGRGKLFVEGMVVAIEPMINMGTKNIKQLKDGWTILTADGKPSAHFEHDVALIDGKPELLSTFAYIYKALGIVSNEEDEFRKQPLAL; from the coding sequence ATGATTATCCAAAAAACAAGAGAAGAAATTGAATTGATGCGCGAAAGTGCCTTAATTGTTTCCAAAACCTTAGGCATGATAGCCTCCGAAATCAAACCCGGAGTAACCACTTTATATTTAGACAAATTGGCGGAAGCCTTCATCAGAGACCACGGTGCTGAACCGGGATTTCTGGGCATGTATGGTTTTCCGAATTCACTTTGCATGAGTCCGAATGCGCAAGTTGTTCACGGCATTCCTAACAATGTTCCTTTGCAAGAAGGCGATGTAATTTCGGTAGATTGCGGTGCGTTGAAAAACGGATTTTATGGAGACCACGCCTATTCTTTTGAAATTGGTGAAGTTGCGCCAGATGTTAAGAAATTATTGCAAGTCACCAAAGAAAGTCTGTACGTTGGGATTCGTGAATTCAAAATCGGAAACCGTGTAGAAGATGTTGGGAACGCGATTCAAAAATATACCGAAGCGCATGGTTATGGGGTAGTTCGCGAATTAGTCGGACATGGTTTGGGTCAAAAGATGCATGAAGACCCGGAAATGCCGAATTACGGTAAACGCGGTCGCGGAAAATTATTTGTAGAAGGAATGGTGGTTGCCATTGAACCGATGATTAATATGGGAACCAAAAATATCAAACAACTCAAAGACGGATGGACAATCCTAACTGCTGATGGAAAACCAAGCGCGCATTTCGAACATGACGTAGCTTTGATTGACGGCAAACCTGAATTGCTTTCGACATTCGCTTACATTTATAAAGCTTTGGGCATTGTGAGTAATGAAGAAGATGAGTTTAGGAAACAGCCTTTGGCACTATAA